One Streptomyces sp. L2 genomic window carries:
- a CDS encoding SpoIIE family protein phosphatase encodes MAARVDHAALFAATPSPYLVLGPDLVIVDVNRAYLEATGRTRDDLVGRHVFQAFPDNPGDPDADGVRNLSASLHRVLTTGRPDTMALQKYDIPVMSRPGTFEERWWSPVNTPVPGVAGEVAWIIHRVEDVTAFVKAHRAANPAGPLVGKGLEVTESLEAELYARARELQRLNDELRKAHTREREVAVTLQEAMLHAPDLAHHPQDVVVRYLPAVGSLNVCGDWYDVVDIPPDRLGLAVGDVIGHGLEAAAVMGMLRSALSAAIRALERPAQALEVLGLYARSIEGALGTTAVKAIVDRRSRMIIYSSAGHPPPVLVHPDGRTELLDQATDPPLGARPQHVPRPQASVHYQPGGTLVLYTDGLVERRDEDIDAGLERLTGVLAECAGLGAEQLADTVLARLGVAGGGRDDVALVVARL; translated from the coding sequence ATGGCAGCACGGGTGGACCACGCGGCCCTGTTCGCCGCCACGCCCAGCCCCTATCTGGTGCTGGGCCCGGATCTCGTGATCGTGGACGTCAACCGCGCCTACCTGGAGGCGACCGGCCGGACGCGCGACGACCTGGTGGGCCGGCACGTCTTCCAGGCGTTCCCCGACAACCCCGGGGACCCGGACGCCGACGGGGTGCGGAATCTGAGCGCGTCCCTGCACCGGGTCCTGACCACCGGCAGGCCGGACACCATGGCGTTGCAGAAGTACGACATCCCGGTCATGAGCCGGCCCGGAACCTTCGAGGAACGCTGGTGGTCCCCCGTGAACACCCCCGTGCCGGGCGTGGCCGGCGAGGTGGCGTGGATCATCCACCGGGTGGAGGACGTGACCGCGTTCGTCAAGGCCCACCGGGCCGCGAACCCCGCCGGCCCGCTCGTCGGCAAGGGGCTGGAGGTGACCGAGTCGCTGGAGGCGGAGTTGTACGCGCGGGCGCGGGAGCTGCAGCGGCTGAACGACGAGCTGCGCAAGGCCCACACCCGCGAACGCGAGGTCGCCGTCACCCTCCAGGAGGCCATGCTGCACGCCCCGGACCTGGCCCACCACCCGCAGGACGTGGTGGTGCGCTACCTGCCGGCGGTGGGTTCGCTGAACGTGTGCGGCGACTGGTACGACGTGGTCGACATCCCCCCGGACCGGCTGGGGCTGGCCGTCGGGGACGTCATCGGCCACGGTCTGGAGGCCGCCGCGGTCATGGGCATGCTGCGCAGTGCCCTGTCGGCGGCCATCCGCGCCCTGGAACGCCCCGCGCAGGCGCTGGAGGTCCTCGGTCTGTACGCCCGCTCGATCGAGGGCGCGCTGGGTACGACGGCGGTCAAGGCGATCGTCGACCGGCGCAGCCGGATGATCATCTACAGCAGTGCCGGGCACCCGCCGCCGGTCCTGGTCCATCCCGACGGGCGGACGGAGCTCCTGGACCAGGCGACCGACCCGCCGCTGGGCGCGCGGCCGCAGCACGTGCCCCGTCCGCAGGCCAGCGTGCACTACCAGCCCGGCGGCACCCTGGTGCTGTACACCGACGGGCTCGTCGAGCGCCGTGACGAGGACATCGACGCGGGCCTGGAACGCCTGACCGGCGTGCTCGCCGAGTGCGCCGGTCTGGGGGCCGAACAGCTCGCCGACACGGTGCTGGCCCGTCTCGGGGTGGCCGGCGGGGGCAGGGACGACGTTGCCCTGGTCGTCGCCCGGCTCTGA
- a CDS encoding dihydrofolate reductase family protein has product MRLVVTEFISLDGVVQAPGGPEEDTDGGFAHGGWSHPFFDPEVVGGAFAAGLEQASALLYGRRTYQTMAAAWPERAGDPFADRLNSLRKYVVSDTLGDSGLTWDNSVRVPVAESLDRVRELRAAEGGDLAVMGSPTLVRALLAAGLVDELQLVVMPVLLGGGKSVFPEDGEKRTWELVSSAVGKTGVQINVFRPAGEA; this is encoded by the coding sequence ATGCGTCTTGTCGTCACCGAGTTCATCAGCCTCGACGGAGTCGTGCAGGCGCCCGGCGGGCCCGAGGAGGACACCGACGGCGGGTTCGCGCACGGCGGCTGGTCGCATCCGTTCTTCGACCCGGAGGTGGTGGGCGGGGCCTTCGCCGCCGGACTGGAGCAGGCCTCGGCGCTGCTCTACGGCCGCCGTACGTACCAGACCATGGCCGCGGCCTGGCCGGAGCGGGCCGGGGACCCGTTCGCCGACCGGCTGAACTCCCTGCGGAAGTACGTCGTCTCGGACACGCTCGGCGACTCCGGCCTGACGTGGGACAACTCCGTGCGCGTCCCGGTGGCCGAGTCTCTGGACAGGGTGCGCGAGCTGCGTGCGGCCGAGGGCGGGGACCTGGCGGTGATGGGGAGCCCCACGCTGGTGCGGGCCCTGCTGGCGGCGGGGCTCGTGGACGAGTTGCAGCTTGTCGTCATGCCGGTGCTGCTCGGCGGCGGCAAGTCGGTCTTCCCCGAGGACGGGGAGAAGCGGACCTGGGAACTGGTGTCCTCGGCCGTCGGGAAGACGGGGGTGCAGATCAACGTGTTCCGGCCGGCCGGGGAAGCGTAG
- a CDS encoding L,D-transpeptidase has product MGRRKGGIRIALVTGAMLVGATACGGGGSDKASGSGSDAKPSGKPSVSASPSPKKPAGPPMLLETITPQTGTTVGVAMPISVVFSNPVAAKARATVEKHMKVSASQPVEGAWHWFGDKRADWRPKDYWPSGTKVKLDADLTGVGNGNGRYGVHGYTHTFTVGDDVRADVSVTGHTMKVTRNGKAVRTLSINAGSPQYPTWNGTMAVIDKQEKVHMTSCSVGISCDKGSPNYYDLTLPWDVHLTQSGTYVHYSTGDPNPGSGSARGSHGCVHLSLSDAKWFYGQVKQGDPVTITGSSRAKASADNGYADFNLGWDQWLAGSGSGEGTTGTL; this is encoded by the coding sequence GTGGGACGGCGCAAGGGCGGCATACGGATCGCACTCGTCACAGGTGCGATGCTGGTGGGGGCGACCGCCTGCGGCGGAGGCGGCAGTGACAAGGCGAGCGGGAGCGGGAGCGACGCGAAGCCGTCGGGCAAGCCGAGCGTGAGTGCCTCTCCGTCACCGAAGAAGCCGGCGGGTCCGCCGATGCTGCTGGAGACGATCACCCCCCAGACGGGGACCACCGTCGGCGTGGCCATGCCGATCTCGGTGGTCTTCTCCAACCCGGTGGCGGCCAAGGCGCGGGCCACGGTGGAGAAGCACATGAAGGTGAGCGCCTCGCAGCCGGTGGAGGGCGCCTGGCACTGGTTCGGCGACAAGCGCGCCGACTGGCGGCCGAAGGACTACTGGCCCTCCGGTACGAAGGTCAAGCTCGACGCCGACCTGACCGGTGTCGGCAACGGCAATGGACGCTACGGCGTGCACGGCTACACCCACACCTTCACCGTCGGCGACGACGTCCGCGCGGACGTCTCGGTGACCGGTCACACCATGAAGGTGACCCGCAACGGCAAGGCGGTGCGCACTCTCTCCATCAACGCGGGCAGCCCCCAGTACCCGACGTGGAACGGCACGATGGCCGTCATCGACAAGCAGGAGAAGGTCCACATGACCTCCTGCAGCGTCGGCATCAGCTGCGACAAGGGCAGCCCCAACTACTACGACCTGACGCTGCCCTGGGACGTCCACCTCACCCAGTCCGGCACCTATGTGCACTACTCGACCGGCGACCCCAACCCGGGCAGCGGCAGCGCCCGCGGCTCGCACGGCTGCGTCCACCTGTCCCTGTCGGACGCCAAGTGGTTCTACGGCCAGGTCAAGCAGGGCGACCCGGTCACCATCACCGGCTCCAGCCGCGCCAAGGCCTCGGCCGACAACGGCTACGCCGACTTCAACCTCGGCTGGGACCAGTGGCTCGCCGGCAGCGGCTCCGGGGAGGGGACGACCGGCACGCTGTGA
- a CDS encoding DUF2231 domain-containing protein, whose translation MSLTVVGGLPAHVLFVHFVVVLVPLTALALVAGAIWPGAARRMGIVLPLLALVTLASVPLATHAGEWLEAHVGSDALVRRHAELGDGLLPWAGGLFVLAAVLWWTTRRAANGAGTTGAGTAGAGTASVPARYSLPLRVVTAVLCVGVAAGAVVDVYRIGDSGAKAAWQHGYSKTAVVDRTGNG comes from the coding sequence ATGAGCCTCACCGTGGTCGGCGGTCTGCCGGCCCATGTCCTGTTCGTGCACTTCGTGGTCGTCCTCGTGCCGCTGACCGCGCTGGCGCTCGTGGCCGGCGCGATATGGCCGGGCGCGGCCCGCCGCATGGGGATCGTGCTGCCGCTGCTGGCCCTGGTGACGCTGGCGAGCGTTCCCCTCGCCACGCACGCCGGGGAGTGGCTGGAGGCGCACGTCGGCAGCGACGCCCTGGTCCGCCGGCACGCCGAGCTGGGCGACGGGCTCCTCCCGTGGGCGGGGGGCCTGTTCGTGCTGGCGGCGGTGCTCTGGTGGACGACCCGCCGGGCGGCCAACGGCGCCGGGACCACCGGTGCGGGGACCGCCGGTGCGGGAACGGCCTCCGTCCCGGCGCGGTACTCGCTGCCGCTCCGCGTCGTGACGGCGGTGCTCTGCGTCGGGGTGGCCGCGGGCGCGGTCGTGGACGTGTACCGGATCGGCGACTCCGGGGCGAAGGCCGCCTGGCAGCACGGGTACTCCAAGACCGCCGTGGTCGACCGGACCGGCAACGGCTGA
- a CDS encoding cyclic nucleotide-binding domain-containing protein encodes MTITATSRMSRTLPVEYRSRLMSLARDVSFPQSARLFEEGAHADRFWVVRSGAVALDMRVPGRRPVVIETLGFGELVGCSWLFPPGYWTLGAEAMSPVRAYEFDAAAVREMCRAEPALGALITYWAGQVLAHRLQATRVRLLDLFGPYGSGHAA; translated from the coding sequence GTGACCATCACCGCCACGTCCCGCATGAGCAGGACGCTTCCCGTGGAGTACCGGAGCAGGCTCATGAGCCTCGCCCGGGACGTGTCCTTCCCGCAGAGCGCCCGCCTCTTCGAGGAGGGCGCCCACGCGGACCGCTTCTGGGTCGTCCGATCCGGCGCGGTCGCCCTCGACATGCGCGTCCCGGGCCGCCGCCCGGTCGTCATCGAGACCCTGGGCTTCGGCGAACTCGTCGGCTGCTCCTGGCTGTTCCCGCCGGGTTACTGGACCCTGGGCGCCGAGGCGATGAGCCCCGTACGGGCCTACGAGTTCGACGCGGCCGCCGTACGGGAGATGTGCCGGGCCGAGCCGGCACTGGGCGCGCTGATCACCTACTGGGCCGGTCAGGTCCTCGCCCACCGGCTCCAGGCCACCCGGGTCCGCCTGCTGGACCTCTTCGGGCCGTACGGCAGCGGCCACGCGGCATGA
- a CDS encoding DUF2249 domain-containing protein yields MAPSSDIHIQATETDPAVRARAAIRAAHRRLLAGLATSITSAPDPADAARPTSAEYCTGPLRAHLAATDATLYAAASGAAETRLLVRALRAASAALGERVDALAGAGDTETATALARGIEAVLTVHLAVEETVLLPALAALPGAGLPGLAEDLQTLLDGGTLEAPEVIDVREIPHGQRHPRIFGRYARLAPGEAFTLVNNHDPKPLRREFEATHPGAHTWDYVESGPEVWRVRIGKAAVDA; encoded by the coding sequence GTGGCACCGTCTTCCGACATCCACATCCAGGCGACCGAGACCGACCCCGCCGTCCGGGCCCGGGCCGCGATCCGCGCCGCACACCGGCGCCTGCTGGCCGGCCTCGCCACGTCGATCACGTCCGCGCCGGACCCGGCCGACGCGGCGCGGCCCACCTCGGCCGAGTACTGCACCGGCCCGCTGCGCGCCCACCTGGCCGCCACTGACGCCACGCTGTACGCCGCCGCGTCCGGAGCGGCCGAGACCCGCCTGCTCGTCCGCGCCCTGCGCGCCGCGAGCGCCGCGCTCGGCGAACGTGTCGACGCCCTCGCCGGCGCCGGCGACACCGAGACGGCCACCGCGCTGGCCCGCGGCATCGAGGCGGTCCTGACCGTCCACCTGGCCGTGGAGGAGACCGTGCTGCTGCCCGCGCTCGCCGCGCTGCCCGGTGCCGGCCTGCCCGGACTGGCCGAGGACCTGCAGACCCTCCTCGACGGCGGCACGCTGGAGGCGCCCGAGGTCATCGACGTGCGCGAGATCCCGCACGGGCAGCGGCACCCGAGGATCTTCGGGCGCTACGCCCGGCTCGCCCCCGGCGAGGCCTTCACCCTGGTCAACAACCACGACCCCAAGCCGCTGCGCCGCGAGTTCGAGGCCACCCACCCCGGCGCCCACACCTGGGACTACGTCGAATCGGGCCCCGAGGTCTGGCGCGTGCGGATCGGGAAGGCCGCCGTCGATGCCTGA
- the fdxA gene encoding ferredoxin codes for MTYVIAQPCVDVKDKACVEECPVDCIYEGERSLYIHPDECVDCGACEPVCPVEAIFYEEDVPEEWREYTRANVEFFDTLGSPGGAAKLGLIEHDHPLVSALPLQARQG; via the coding sequence ATGACCTACGTGATCGCCCAGCCGTGCGTCGATGTGAAGGACAAGGCGTGCGTGGAGGAGTGCCCGGTCGACTGCATCTACGAGGGCGAGCGGTCCCTGTACATCCACCCGGACGAATGCGTCGACTGCGGGGCCTGCGAGCCGGTCTGCCCGGTCGAGGCGATCTTCTACGAGGAGGACGTGCCCGAGGAGTGGCGGGAGTACACGCGTGCGAACGTGGAGTTCTTCGACACGCTCGGCTCGCCGGGCGGCGCCGCCAAGCTGGGCCTGATCGAGCACGACCACCCGCTGGTCTCCGCCCTTCCCCTGCAAGCCCGGCAGGGGTGA
- a CDS encoding helix-turn-helix domain-containing protein, whose product MTGNTERQDGEHLSPRRRAVLEAVRAAGRPVGVTEVADRLDVHPNTVRFHLDALAAQGRVERSVEEPSGPGRPRTVFAARPGMDRGGVRRYRLLSRILLGQLASAAPDTEAAATDAGRAWGRYLVEPLPPSRRPTPEEAVERVGAMLADLGFDPEPAGEGVPPGRVRLRHCPFLELAEEYGTVVCPLHLGLMQGALAELDAPVEATRLEPFAEPDACVAHLALTRAA is encoded by the coding sequence ATGACCGGGAACACAGAGCGGCAGGACGGCGAACACCTCTCGCCCCGCCGCCGCGCCGTCCTGGAGGCGGTGCGGGCCGCCGGCCGCCCCGTGGGCGTCACCGAGGTCGCGGACCGGCTCGACGTCCATCCCAACACCGTGCGCTTCCACCTCGACGCGCTCGCGGCGCAGGGCCGCGTGGAGCGGTCGGTCGAGGAGCCGTCGGGTCCGGGCCGGCCGCGTACGGTGTTCGCGGCGCGGCCGGGAATGGACCGGGGCGGTGTGCGCCGCTACCGGCTGCTGTCCCGGATCCTGCTCGGCCAACTGGCCTCGGCCGCCCCGGACACCGAGGCCGCGGCCACCGACGCCGGGCGCGCCTGGGGCCGGTACCTGGTCGAGCCCCTGCCGCCGTCCCGCCGGCCGACCCCGGAGGAGGCCGTGGAGCGGGTCGGCGCCATGCTCGCCGACCTGGGCTTCGACCCCGAACCGGCCGGCGAGGGCGTGCCGCCCGGCCGGGTCCGGCTGCGGCACTGCCCCTTCCTGGAACTCGCCGAGGAGTACGGCACGGTCGTCTGCCCGCTGCACCTGGGCCTGATGCAGGGCGCCCTGGCCGAACTGGACGCACCCGTGGAGGCCACCCGGCTGGAACCGTTCGCGGAACCGGACGCCTGCGTGGCCCACCTCGCCCTCACCCGGGCCGCGTAG
- a CDS encoding cupin domain-containing protein — protein MYVADSATATRLRAPLAGGPTAAPLTTAATSEQVAVVHVEIPAGGGMPEHDHGASQIVLIPLSGSVQLRHGQEAHTLTPGSAAHIGTGERVSLANPGAEPASLMVVASPPEFAARLATWPVA, from the coding sequence ATGTACGTCGCCGACAGCGCCACCGCGACCCGGCTCCGCGCTCCCCTCGCCGGCGGGCCGACCGCCGCCCCGCTCACCACCGCGGCCACCTCCGAGCAGGTCGCCGTCGTCCACGTGGAGATCCCGGCGGGCGGCGGCATGCCCGAGCACGACCACGGCGCCTCGCAGATCGTGCTGATCCCGCTCTCCGGCTCCGTGCAGCTGCGGCACGGCCAGGAGGCGCACACCCTGACACCCGGCTCGGCGGCGCACATCGGCACCGGGGAGCGGGTCAGCCTCGCCAATCCCGGCGCCGAACCGGCCTCGCTGATGGTCGTCGCCTCGCCCCCGGAGTTCGCGGCCCGGCTGGCCACCTGGCCCGTCGCCTGA
- a CDS encoding cupin domain-containing protein yields MRKLSLDAQAREHLERAAAASTGRSATTVYGGHEHTLRQTLLALTAGTELSEHENPGEATVLVLRGRVRLTSGDTSWDGRSGDLIAVPPARHSLLAVEDAAILLTVAKRP; encoded by the coding sequence ATGCGGAAACTCTCCCTCGACGCGCAGGCCCGCGAGCACCTGGAACGCGCCGCCGCCGCGTCCACCGGGCGCAGCGCCACCACCGTCTACGGCGGTCACGAGCACACCCTGCGGCAGACCCTCCTCGCGCTGACCGCGGGCACCGAGCTGTCCGAGCACGAGAACCCCGGCGAGGCGACCGTGCTGGTGCTGCGCGGACGTGTGCGGCTCACCAGCGGCGACACGTCCTGGGACGGCCGCAGCGGCGACCTCATCGCCGTACCGCCGGCCCGCCACAGCCTCCTGGCGGTCGAGGACGCGGCGATCCTCCTCACCGTCGCCAAGCGCCCCTGA